The following are encoded together in the Ezakiella massiliensis genome:
- a CDS encoding cyclic-di-AMP receptor — MKLLVAIVQDADVNALVEELTEKKYRLTRLSSTGGFLKSGNTTLLIGVEDNMLDDALGIIEHNCKQREITTSLLTVTMPGDAFIPYPLEVKVGGATVFVLDVDQFVRI, encoded by the coding sequence ATGAAATTATTGGTAGCTATTGTTCAAGACGCAGACGTAAATGCTCTTGTAGAAGAACTTACTGAAAAGAAATACAGACTCACTAGACTTTCAAGTACTGGTGGATTTTTAAAATCAGGCAACACAACTCTTTTAATCGGTGTTGAAGATAATATGCTAGACGATGCACTTGGAATTATCGAACACAATTGCAAGCAAAGAGAAATTACAACATCACTTCTCACAGTTACTATGCCTGGAGATGCCTTTATCCCATATCCTTTGGAAGTAAAGGTTGGGGGCGCAACAGTATTTGTGCTGGATGTAGATCAATTCGTTAGAATATAA
- the tmk gene encoding dTMP kinase, protein MGKFIVIEGPDGTGKSTVIEGLKRVYKDKNIKYFREPGGSEVGEKIRTILLKKDTQISSATEALLFAAMRSENYEMLKKDLENYDLIIADRFLMSSICYQGAGLELGVKDVEMVNDFALKGFRPDLNILLMLNADQGIDRKIQERELDRLELRGLDFHKRVVSEYQKFTNSQGVKVVDASRSKAEVLSDVVEIINGEMGW, encoded by the coding sequence ATGGGCAAGTTTATTGTTATAGAAGGCCCTGATGGAACTGGCAAGAGTACAGTTATAGAGGGCTTAAAGAGAGTTTACAAAGATAAAAATATAAAATATTTTAGAGAGCCAGGCGGGTCTGAAGTTGGTGAAAAAATTAGAACCATACTCTTGAAAAAGGACACTCAAATTTCATCGGCTACTGAAGCCTTGCTCTTTGCAGCTATGCGGAGCGAAAACTACGAGATGCTAAAAAAAGATCTAGAAAATTATGATCTGATAATTGCAGATAGGTTTTTGATGTCCAGTATCTGCTATCAGGGAGCAGGCCTTGAACTCGGCGTTAAAGATGTTGAGATGGTAAATGATTTTGCCCTCAAGGGTTTTAGGCCAGATTTAAATATTTTGCTCATGTTAAATGCAGACCAGGGTATCGACCGCAAGATTCAGGAGCGAGAGCTGGATAGGCTTGAGCTAAGAGGTCTTGACTTTCACAAGAGGGTTGTAAGCGAATACCAAAAGTTTACTAATAGCCAAGGGGTTAAGGTGGTCGACGCATCCAGAAGCAAGGCAGAAGTTCTTTCGGATGTCGTAGAAATTATCAACGGTGAAATGGGCTGGTAA
- a CDS encoding S-layer homology domain-containing protein: MKNTRKMAQVLAILLAAMMIIGVIIFAMPNVFAEDGGKTELTEEEKKKREEEDYWRAVEADRQYRVEQLQNQILNMIDQFKGKPGYYGAVQKLEKFLDSVNPRDILDPRDYEAAIAAFKKDDSELQSKPLLKGDEKNNFNPDNNLTRAEFAMVLARMDNQIFLGTGENWYQEAMNHAKTRGYLKGDDSGDMMPMKNISLAEVVTVFVRYKGFTKMEGNMSNVPENHWAKGEMQRAYMDGWISGIENISDCDRPITRGELASILTKVRQIKIDKQKMDEQIGLYKRFFDVNKGNRYYYDILVNTK; encoded by the coding sequence ATGAAAAATACAAGAAAGATGGCACAGGTTTTGGCAATTTTGCTTGCAGCTATGATGATAATAGGAGTAATCATATTTGCTATGCCAAATGTTTTTGCAGAAGATGGTGGAAAGACCGAACTGACCGAAGAAGAAAAGAAAAAAAGAGAAGAGGAAGATTATTGGAGGGCTGTTGAAGCCGACAGACAATATAGGGTTGAGCAATTGCAAAATCAAATTTTAAATATGATTGATCAATTTAAGGGTAAGCCAGGATATTATGGGGCTGTTCAAAAGTTGGAAAAATTCTTGGACTCTGTAAACCCACGCGATATTTTAGACCCAAGAGATTATGAAGCTGCGATTGCTGCCTTTAAAAAAGATGACTCTGAACTCCAATCTAAACCATTATTAAAGGGCGATGAAAAAAATAATTTTAACCCGGACAATAACTTAACAAGGGCTGAATTCGCCATGGTCCTTGCAAGGATGGACAATCAAATCTTTTTGGGCACAGGCGAAAACTGGTACCAAGAAGCCATGAATCACGCTAAGACAAGAGGCTACTTAAAAGGCGATGATAGTGGTGATATGATGCCTATGAAAAATATTTCTCTGGCTGAAGTTGTAACTGTTTTTGTTAGATACAAGGGCTTTACAAAGATGGAAGGAAATATGTCAAATGTTCCAGAAAATCACTGGGCAAAAGGCGAAATGCAAAGGGCTTATATGGATGGCTGGATTAGTGGAATTGAAAACATCAGCGATTGTGACCGTCCTATTACAAGAGGTGAACTAGCTTCAATCTTAACCAAGGTAAGACAAATTAAAATCGACAAGCAAAAGATGGATGAACAAATCGGTCTTTACAAGAGATTTTTTGATGTAAACAAGGGCAACAGATATTATTACGATATTTTAGTTAATACGAAGTAA